Proteins encoded in a region of the Perca fluviatilis chromosome 6, GENO_Pfluv_1.0, whole genome shotgun sequence genome:
- the mtmr3 gene encoding myotubularin-related protein 3, with translation MRRAAPGRTLLSGDPHSFPGAMEEEGQQSLECIQANQIFPKKSPVLEEENMQVPFPELHGEFTEYVGRAEDAIIAISNYRLHIKFKESVVNSCCCEVSVPLQLIENSECRDMFQLHVTCKDCKVVRCQFSTFEQCQEWLKRLNAVVRPPSRLEDLFSFAFHAWCMEVYAGEKEQHGELCRPGEHVTSWFKNEVERMCFDTQNAWRISDINSKFRLCPSYPQQLLVPAWITDKELENVAAFRSWKRFPAVVYRHQTTGAVIARCGQPEVSWWGWRNADDEHLVQSIAKACAVDSSSRKHLSNGSYTNGNDLPDTDFESSMTNSAEVETLATQPHKLLILDARSYAAAVANRAKGGGCECPEYYPNCEVVFMGMANIHSIRKSFQSLRFLCTQMPDPANWLSALESTKWLQHLSLLLKAALLVVNAVDRDHRPVLVHCSDGWDRTPQIVALSKLLLDPYYRTVEGFQVLVETDWLDFGHKFADRCGHGENSEDLNERCPVFLQWLDCVHQLQRQFPCSFEFNEAFLVKLVQHTYSCLFGTFLCNSGKEREDRHVQERTCSVWSLLRPANRTLRNMLYSTHSEIVLHPVCHVRNLMLWTAVYLPSSSPTTPSDESCAPYPVPGCNPEDAPLGRRTKTRSFDNLPSACELGSSLAPNRRSSDPSLNEKWQDHRRSLELNMAVGPEGGGNQDQEVRPNGVGPYPDGVDSELEDSPQPQGSHAELGQEASASTAETGADAEKAELSVAVGVAEGQMENILKEATKEEAGADVQREGSAAVTHVINTVDTEFQKEAKVQEDDECAKVNGTEMQREAFTNGHHLENGVMEAEEVDESPPLPTQKAEELDQQAAEVTQSPEDLVKQDAENCSVPEELAHGPSESSSGEPEQPAAHRTITNGFVDRSPEEPGVDEETSPDSESDNGVSEPVEQGDKRASLMESSTETLTEEACSRLELPAQPPVCPSHQPCSDGRNQPPCSRKEKGLETGEQGFIRTLNGGSKRPSVSAFQSVSADLNREGLCNGERP, from the exons GTGCCCTTTCCTGAGCTGCATGGCGAGTTCACAGAGTATGTGGGGAGAGCAGAGGATGCCATCATCGCAATATCTAACTACCGCCTACACATCAAGTTCAAAGAGTCCGTTGTCAAC AGTTGTTGTTGTGAGGTGTCA GTTCCTCTTCAGCTCATAGAGAACTCGGAGTGTCGGGATATGTTCCAGCTTCATGTCACCTGCAAGGACTGTAAAGTCGTCAG GTGCCAGTTCTCCACCTTTGAGCAGTGTCAGGAATGGCTAAAACGCCTGAACGCAGTAGTGCGCCCTCCCTCCCGCCTGGAGGACCTCTTCTCCTTCGCCTTCCACGCCTGGTGCATGGAGGTATATGCCGGCGAGAAGGAGCAGCACGGCGAGCTATGCAGACCAG GCGAACACGTGACCTCCTGGTTCAAGAACGAGGTGGAGAGGATGTGCTTTGACACTCAAAACGCCTGGAGGATATCGGACATCAACAGCAAGTTCAG GCTTTGCCCCAGCTATCCCCAGCAGCTCCTGGTGCCAGCCTGGATCACTGACAAGGAGCTGGAAAATGTGGCAGCCTTCCGCTCCTGGAAGAGGTTTCCTGCTGTGGTTTATAG GCACCAGACCACGGGAGCTGTGATTGCCCGCTGCGGCCAGCCAGAGGTCAGCTGGTGGGGCTGGAGGAACGCAGATGATGAGCACCTGGTCCAGTCCATCGCCAAGGCCTGCGCCGTGGACAGCAGCTCCCGCAAACACCTTTCCAACGGCAGCTACACCAACGGCAACGACCTGCCTGATACTGACTTTG aaTCCTCCATGACCAACAGCGCAGAGGTGGAGACGTTGGCTACCCAGCCCCACAAGTTACTGATTCTGGATGCCAGGTCCTACGCTGCTGCCGTAGCTAACAGGGCCAAGGGGGGAGGCTGTGAATGCCCAG AGTACTATCCCAACTGTGAGGTGGTGTTTATGGGCATGGCCAACATCCACTCCATCCGCAAGAGTTTCCAGTCTCTGCGTTTCCTCTGCACTCAGATGCCTGATCCGGCCAA CTGGCTGTCTGCACTGGAGAGCACCAAGTGGCTGCAGCACCTGTCCCTGCTGCTGAAGGCGGCGCTGCTGGTGGTGAACGCTGTGGACCGAGACCACAGGCCTGTCCTGGTGCACTGCTCTGACGGCTGGGACCGCACACCTCAGATCGTAGCTTTGTCCAAGCTGCTGCTGGACCCTTACTACCGCACTGTGGAG GGCTTCCAGGTTTTGGTGGAGACTGATTGGCTGGACTTCGGCCATAAGTTTGCCGACCGCTGCGGCCATGGAGAAAACTCTGAGGACCTGAACGAGCGCTGCCCCGTCTTCCTGCAGTGGCTGGACTGTGTTCACCAGCTGCAGAGGCAGTTCCCATGCTCCTTTGAGTTTAACGAGGCCTTCCTG gtGAAACTGGTGCAGCACACCTACTCCTGTCTTTTCGGCACCTTCCTGTGTAACAGCGGCAAGGAGAGGGAGGACCGTCACGTTCAGGAGAGGACCTGCTCAGTCTGGTCACTGCTGAGACCGGCCAACCGCACTCTGAGGAACATGCTGTACTCCACACACTCCGAGATA GTTCTTCACCCAGTGTGTCATGTACGCAACCTGATGCTGTGGACGGCTGTCTACCTGCCCAGTtcctcccccaccaccccctCCGATGAATCCTGCGCCCCCTACCCTGTGCCGGGTTGCAACCCTGAGGACGCGCCCTTGGGCAG ACGTACGAAGACTCGCTCCTTCGACAACTTGCCCAGTGCATGTGAGCTGGGAAGCTCGCTGGCTCCTAACCGCCGCTCCAGTGACCCGAGTCTCAATGAGAAGTGGCAGGACCACCGGCGCTCTCTGGAGCTCAACATGGCAGTGGGGCCTGAGGGAGGGGGAAACCAGGATCAGGAGGTGCGGCCTAACGGAGTGGGGCCTTACCCAGACGGAGTGGACTCTGAGCTGGAAGACAGCCCACAGCCCCAGGGCTCGCATGCTGAGCTCGGACAGGAAGCCTCTGCGAGCACCGCTGAAACCGGGGCGGACGCTGAGAAGGCGGAGCTCTCTGTGGCGGTGGGCGTGGCTGAGGGCCAGATGGAGAACATTCTTAAGGAAGCCACTAAGGAGGAGGCGGGAGCAGATGTTCAGAGAGAGGGAAGTGCTGCTGTCACACATGTCATCAACACTGTTGACACAGAATTCCAGAAGGAAGCAAAAGTTCAAGAGGATGACGAGTGTGCTAAGGTCAATGGGACTGAGATGCAGAGAGAAGCGTTTACCAATGGTCACCATCTAGAAAATGGCGTAATGGAGGCAGAGGAGGTTGATGAGTCTCCCCCTCTGCCCACACAGAAGGCAGAGGAGCTGGATCAACAGGCAGCTGAGGTGACTCAGTCACCAGAGGACCTGGTGAAGCAGGACGCAGAGAACTGTTCTGTACCAGAGGAGCTTGCACATGGACCCAGCGAGTCCAGCTCAGGTGAGCCCGAGCAGCCTGCAGCCCATAGAACTATAACAAACGGCTTTGTGGACAGGTCACCTGAAGAGCCAGGAGTGGATGAGGAGACCAGCCCTGACTCTGAATCTGACAACGGTGTCTCCGAGCCAGTGGAGCAGGGGGATAAGAGGGCCTCCCTGATGGAAAGCTCCACAGAGACTTTAACTGAAGAAGCCTGTAGCAGGTTGGAGCTACCAGCACAGCCGCCGGTTTGTCCCAGTCATCAGCCCTGCAGTGATGGCAGGAACCAACCGCCCTGCTCCAGGAAGGAGAAAGGACTGGAGACAGGCGAACAAGgctttatcagaactttaaacGGGGGCAGCAAGCGGCCCTCTGTCAGTGCCTTTCAGTCTGTGAGTGCTGACCTCAACAGGGAAGGGCTTTGTAACGGCGAGAGGCCCTGA
- the LOC120560501 gene encoding myotubularin-related protein 3-like, whose translation MEVETLKKQVQELWSRLENQQHAGSHRINGDMGDEVTSMTDSEYNLDPNCLSRCSTELFSEASWEQVDKQDTEVTRWYPDHLAAQCYGCESRFWLATRRHHCSGREPVQEVW comes from the exons ATGGAGGTGGAGACTCTGAAGAAACAGGTGCAGGAGCTGTGGAGCCGCCTGGAGAATCAGCAGCACGCCGGCTCccacaggatcaacggagacaTGGGAGACGAAGTG ACCTCAATGACAGACTCTGAGTACAACCTGGACCCCAACTGTTTGTCGCGCTGCAGCACAGAGCTTTTCTCCGAGGCCAGCTGGGAGCAGGTGGACAAGCAGGACACTGAG GTGACTCGCTGGTACCCAGACCATTTGGCAGCCCAGTGTTATGGCTGTGAGAGCAGGTTCTGGCTCGCCACCAGGAGGCATCACTGCAG TGGCAGGGAGCCTGTCCAGGAGGTCTGGTGA